A single window of Granulicella mallensis MP5ACTX8 DNA harbors:
- a CDS encoding MFS transporter, whose product MPRHRWSIACLLGFGVLVNYFDRVNLSVSHAALYATFGISNITFGYLSGAYNWTYAMCQLPIGVLLDRFGVRRVGRISTLLWSIASFGAAVTPSIPGFFAARLLLGVGESPTFPANAKAIGLWFPSKERSFATSIFDASAKLASAVGVPLIGVLLLKFGWRWSFAATGMVSLVYFALFSKVYRDPNDEPALTERERRYIAEDLQINSAHEPEPSGASLGYLIRQRKVLGMAIGFGAYNYVFYLLLTWLPSYLSAALHIDLLHSFLYTSVPWLFATFTDLMAGLVSDALIQRGWDASRVRKTVLVCGTTFGLGILGAAHAHTAVRALIWISISIGGLAAASPIGWSIPSMIAPRGSVGTVGGIINLSNQLSGIAAPIITGYVVAETKSYSWAFGISAIYLLLGIGSYLFLLGKIEQIAPEPVF is encoded by the coding sequence TTGCCACGGCACCGTTGGAGCATCGCGTGTCTCCTTGGTTTTGGAGTTCTCGTCAACTACTTTGACCGGGTAAATCTTTCGGTCTCCCACGCTGCGCTTTACGCCACCTTTGGTATTTCAAACATCACCTTCGGCTATCTCTCCGGAGCCTACAACTGGACGTACGCGATGTGCCAGTTGCCAATCGGAGTTCTTCTCGATCGCTTTGGAGTGCGGCGTGTAGGACGCATCAGCACGCTGCTTTGGAGCATAGCCTCCTTCGGTGCGGCAGTGACACCGAGCATCCCAGGATTCTTCGCCGCGCGACTGCTTCTCGGTGTGGGCGAATCACCAACCTTCCCGGCGAATGCCAAGGCCATCGGCCTTTGGTTTCCCTCCAAAGAGAGAAGCTTTGCCACCTCCATCTTCGATGCCTCCGCCAAGCTCGCATCAGCTGTCGGTGTGCCTCTTATTGGTGTACTTCTGCTGAAGTTTGGCTGGCGATGGAGCTTCGCCGCCACCGGCATGGTCAGCCTGGTTTATTTCGCGCTGTTCTCAAAGGTCTATCGCGATCCCAACGACGAACCCGCGCTGACCGAGAGAGAGCGGCGATACATCGCGGAAGACTTGCAAATCAATTCTGCGCACGAGCCAGAGCCATCGGGAGCATCGCTGGGATATCTGATTCGACAGCGCAAGGTGCTGGGGATGGCGATCGGTTTCGGAGCCTATAACTATGTTTTCTACCTCTTACTCACCTGGCTGCCCAGCTATCTCTCCGCGGCTCTGCATATCGATCTGCTGCATTCCTTTCTTTACACCAGCGTGCCCTGGCTATTCGCTACATTTACCGATCTGATGGCGGGCCTGGTGTCGGATGCACTCATCCAGCGTGGATGGGACGCGAGCCGCGTACGCAAGACAGTTCTCGTCTGCGGTACCACCTTCGGGCTTGGCATTCTCGGCGCGGCTCACGCACATACAGCCGTTCGTGCGCTGATCTGGATCAGCATCTCCATCGGCGGACTGGCCGCAGCCTCACCGATCGGCTGGTCGATCCCATCGATGATCGCGCCGCGCGGCAGTGTTGGAACTGTAGGCGGCATCATCAATCTATCGAATCAGCTCTCCGGAATCGCCGCTCCGATCATCACAGGCTATGTTGTTGCCGAAACAAAATCTTATTCATGGGCATTTGGCATCTCTGCGATTTATCTGCTCCTGGGCATCGGCAGCTATCTCTTCTTGCTCGGCAAGATCGAACAGATCGCGCCAGAGCCTGTTTTTTGA
- a CDS encoding alpha/beta hydrolase, which translates to MTRSFTLRLLTSVVVGMVSLAACAQYPGAHEVIKLWPKGAPGLQADARPETVRISPEGDHVITHVAEPSLTLYLPSPQTATGAAVIIAPGGGHSELWIDHEGFRVAEFLSEHGVAAFVLKYRLAREKGSSYTVEGTELEDMQRAIRVVRSRSGDWKIDPARIGVMGFSAGGELAELASTRYDAGHPDAEDLVEHVSSKPDFQALLYPAIPKEPRLTAQTPKAFLACGAMDRVDISQGLAEFYLALARLHVSAELHIYAGIGHGFGIRKTNTRPVADWPELFLEWMGVQGLLK; encoded by the coding sequence ATGACACGATCATTCACATTGCGTCTGTTGACGAGCGTTGTAGTTGGCATGGTAAGCCTCGCCGCGTGCGCCCAATATCCCGGTGCCCATGAAGTAATTAAGTTGTGGCCCAAAGGCGCACCTGGGTTACAGGCCGACGCAAGGCCCGAGACCGTGCGGATCTCGCCGGAGGGCGACCACGTCATCACCCATGTAGCTGAGCCTTCGCTCACGCTCTATCTACCGTCGCCACAGACTGCTACAGGTGCGGCCGTAATCATAGCGCCGGGAGGCGGCCACAGCGAGCTCTGGATCGACCATGAGGGCTTCCGTGTCGCGGAATTTCTGAGCGAGCATGGGGTTGCAGCCTTTGTTCTAAAATACCGGCTGGCGCGAGAGAAGGGATCTTCCTACACCGTCGAAGGGACGGAGTTGGAAGATATGCAGCGTGCGATTCGCGTCGTACGGAGCCGCAGCGGCGATTGGAAGATCGATCCGGCGCGCATCGGTGTGATGGGATTTTCAGCAGGCGGCGAGCTGGCGGAACTCGCCAGCACTCGCTATGATGCCGGACACCCCGACGCGGAAGATCTCGTGGAGCATGTGAGCTCGAAGCCGGACTTTCAGGCGTTACTCTATCCCGCAATCCCGAAGGAGCCACGGCTGACGGCTCAGACGCCGAAGGCCTTCCTCGCCTGTGGAGCCATGGATCGAGTGGACATCTCGCAGGGGCTGGCGGAGTTCTATCTGGCTTTGGCGCGGCTGCACGTGTCGGCGGAGCTGCATATCTATGCGGGCATCGGGCACGGGTTCGGGATTCGCAAGACCAACACCAGGCCGGTCGCCGACTGGCCGGAGCTTTTTCTCGAATGGATGGGCGTGCAAGGTCTTTTGAAGTAA
- a CDS encoding SDR family NAD(P)-dependent oxidoreductase, whose amino-acid sequence MTSTLFDLTGQVAVITGASRGLGQYFGRALAKAGADLIVTSRHKDDLLPFVAEIEGLGRKAIPLELDVRDQGSIEAMAASVEALGQVHILVNNAGCNVRKPALEVTWDDWNLILETNLRGSFFVAQQIAKQMVPHGYGRIVNIGSVTSVFGYAGLAPYGASRGGIRQLTMSLADDWGRYGITVNCLAPGWFQTAQNKVLYENKEWVDYLIDRIPLKRPGEPHDLDGAIVFLASEASRYVTGQTLLVDGGISTGSTRASVQPPSRPDVD is encoded by the coding sequence ATGACCTCCACTCTCTTCGATCTCACGGGACAGGTTGCAGTGATTACTGGAGCAAGCCGAGGACTCGGACAGTACTTCGGTCGCGCCCTGGCCAAGGCAGGTGCGGATCTTATTGTTACCAGCCGGCATAAGGACGATCTGCTGCCGTTTGTGGCGGAGATTGAAGGTCTGGGAAGAAAAGCCATTCCGCTCGAACTCGATGTGCGAGACCAGGGCAGCATCGAGGCGATGGCTGCTTCAGTGGAGGCGCTGGGACAGGTTCATATCCTCGTCAACAATGCGGGATGCAATGTGCGGAAGCCCGCGTTGGAGGTTACCTGGGATGATTGGAATCTGATTCTGGAGACCAATCTGCGCGGAAGTTTTTTTGTTGCGCAGCAGATTGCGAAACAGATGGTGCCGCACGGCTATGGGCGGATCGTCAATATCGGCTCGGTGACAAGCGTGTTCGGTTATGCGGGGCTGGCGCCCTATGGGGCGAGCCGCGGTGGCATTCGACAGCTTACGATGAGCCTGGCCGATGACTGGGGACGATATGGCATCACGGTAAATTGCCTGGCTCCCGGCTGGTTTCAGACCGCACAGAACAAGGTGCTGTATGAGAACAAGGAGTGGGTCGATTACCTGATCGATCGCATTCCATTGAAGCGCCCGGGAGAGCCGCACGATCTGGATGGAGCTATTGTTTTTCTCGCCTCCGAGGCGAGCCGTTACGTGACAGGACAGACGCTTCTTGTGGATGGCGGAATTTCTACGGGGTCGACTCGTGCCAGTGTGCAACCGCCATCCAGGCCGGATGTTGATTGA
- a CDS encoding glycoside hydrolase family 2 protein gives MDRRVFLQRTGTLLAASTLPGISAFAEEKPTAGGRLVLPINRGWRYHPSKVAGADAPEFDDSVFEEVVIPHTNISLPWHSFNDKDYEFISTYRRRFRTPPDTQGKRIFVDFEGVMTASTVWINGVPLGEYKGGFTPFSFELTPHLRKDRENVLTVQVDSTERSDIPPFGYEIDYMTFGGIYREVSLRVVPALYLDNIFAHPKDVLSGKPALDVDCFLAGIAPHGDLVLEAELLDGERTLAKASRSFRVSSASDPDVADDPATSAPVYLSTETVNDPGKQTISFKEIDGVKLWDLASPNLYTVRVRLLRAGVVIDEDTRRIGFREAIFTDHGFSLNGKIVKLRGLDRHQTFPFAGQAMPARVQRQDAMILRHKLHCNIVRTSHYPQSRHFLDCCDEIGLLVLEEIPGWQHIGPEPWKLLAIDNVGRMVRRDWNHPAIILWGVRINESPDDHSFYTRTNALAHALDTTRQTGGIRNFKESELLEDVFTINDFGFPLRKPNHPRYLNTEFVGHTFPTKTTDDDERQREHTLRHARIHNQLASDPQYAGGIGWCAFDYNTHANFGAGDRICYHGVTDIFREPKPAAGFYKSQCDPSEEIVLEPAFHWANSDESTSFTEALVCSNCDHLKFYQRSNSLADNPWELIAELDPDRANFQYLKYPPFVLDRTKLQKPHRHVWGDLRIDGYLQGKQVASKTMSGLGVDQKFSLLPDDMALHADGADTTRVVLRVTDEFGAIRTYANDPIVFKLEGPASLIGDNPFGLIGGTGAIWIRAKTQAGSVRLTATHPRLGSQTIEFHLTAVPAELV, from the coding sequence ATGGACAGACGAGTTTTCCTCCAACGGACGGGCACACTGCTGGCAGCCTCGACGCTGCCAGGCATTTCAGCTTTCGCCGAAGAGAAGCCCACAGCGGGCGGGCGATTGGTTCTCCCCATCAACCGTGGCTGGCGATATCACCCCAGCAAAGTCGCTGGAGCCGATGCCCCGGAGTTCGATGACTCTGTCTTCGAAGAAGTGGTGATTCCGCACACGAACATCAGCCTTCCCTGGCACAGCTTCAACGATAAAGACTACGAGTTCATCTCAACCTATCGGCGCCGCTTCAGAACGCCGCCCGACACTCAGGGCAAACGCATCTTCGTGGACTTCGAAGGTGTCATGACCGCCTCGACGGTGTGGATCAACGGCGTCCCGCTCGGCGAATACAAAGGCGGCTTCACTCCGTTCTCCTTCGAGTTGACGCCACACCTGCGCAAGGACCGGGAAAATGTCCTGACCGTGCAGGTGGATTCAACAGAGCGAAGCGATATCCCGCCGTTCGGCTACGAGATCGACTACATGACCTTCGGCGGCATCTACCGCGAGGTCTCCCTGCGCGTAGTTCCCGCTCTTTATCTCGACAATATCTTTGCGCACCCGAAAGATGTGCTGAGTGGCAAGCCGGCGCTCGACGTGGACTGCTTCCTCGCCGGCATCGCCCCTCACGGAGATCTCGTGCTCGAAGCAGAACTACTGGACGGAGAACGTACGCTCGCAAAGGCGAGCCGATCCTTCAGAGTGTCGTCTGCAAGCGATCCTGACGTTGCGGATGATCCGGCCACGAGCGCTCCCGTCTACTTGAGCACGGAGACCGTAAACGATCCCGGAAAGCAGACGATCTCGTTCAAGGAGATCGATGGAGTGAAGCTTTGGGATCTCGCAAGCCCGAATCTCTATACAGTCCGTGTGCGTCTCTTGCGTGCTGGAGTTGTCATCGATGAAGACACTCGCCGGATCGGCTTCCGCGAGGCGATCTTCACCGATCACGGTTTCTCACTAAACGGAAAGATCGTTAAGCTGCGCGGCCTCGACCGCCACCAGACCTTTCCCTTCGCCGGTCAGGCGATGCCCGCCCGGGTTCAGCGCCAGGATGCGATGATCCTTCGCCACAAACTACACTGCAACATCGTGCGAACCTCTCATTATCCTCAGTCGCGACACTTCCTGGATTGCTGTGATGAGATCGGCCTGCTTGTGCTCGAAGAGATTCCAGGCTGGCAGCACATCGGCCCCGAGCCGTGGAAGCTCCTCGCCATCGACAACGTCGGACGCATGGTGCGGCGCGACTGGAACCATCCGGCCATCATTCTCTGGGGCGTGCGCATCAACGAGTCTCCAGACGACCACAGCTTCTATACCCGTACCAATGCACTCGCGCACGCACTCGATACGACGCGACAGACAGGCGGCATCCGCAACTTCAAGGAGTCGGAGCTTCTGGAAGATGTCTTCACGATCAATGACTTCGGCTTTCCACTAAGAAAGCCGAACCATCCCCGCTATCTCAACACCGAATTCGTCGGCCATACATTCCCGACCAAAACAACGGACGACGATGAACGACAGCGCGAACACACGCTGCGCCATGCTCGCATCCATAATCAACTCGCCTCCGATCCGCAATACGCGGGCGGCATCGGTTGGTGCGCCTTCGACTACAACACCCACGCAAACTTCGGCGCGGGCGACCGCATCTGCTATCACGGCGTTACGGACATCTTCCGCGAGCCCAAGCCCGCCGCTGGCTTCTACAAATCACAGTGCGATCCATCAGAAGAGATCGTCCTCGAGCCCGCCTTCCACTGGGCCAACAGCGACGAATCGACCTCCTTCACCGAGGCCCTCGTCTGTTCGAACTGCGACCACCTGAAGTTTTACCAACGCAGCAACAGCCTGGCAGACAACCCATGGGAGTTGATCGCTGAACTCGATCCAGACCGTGCGAATTTTCAATATCTGAAGTACCCGCCATTCGTTCTCGACCGGACGAAATTGCAGAAGCCTCACCGGCATGTCTGGGGTGATCTAAGAATCGATGGATATCTGCAGGGCAAGCAGGTCGCCTCAAAAACCATGTCCGGTCTGGGCGTCGACCAGAAGTTCTCTCTACTCCCAGACGATATGGCGCTCCATGCCGACGGAGCCGACACCACGCGAGTTGTCCTGCGGGTCACGGACGAGTTCGGAGCCATACGAACCTATGCCAACGATCCCATCGTCTTCAAACTCGAAGGTCCTGCAAGCCTGATCGGAGACAACCCCTTCGGTCTGATCGGAGGAACCGGCGCGATTTGGATTCGCGCGAAGACACAGGCAGGCAGCGTGCGACTGACCGCGACACATCCTCGGCTTGGCTCCCAAACGATTGAGTTCCATCTCACCGCTGTTCCAGCAGAACTGGTCTAG
- a CDS encoding zinc-dependent alcohol dehydrogenase, producing the protein MKALLLSEYNHLAIQDLPDPTPGPDELLIQVAACGICGSDVHGYDGSTGRRIPPIVMGHEAAGIVAAVGTEVSGFAPGDRVTFDSTVFCGVCDHCLQGQVNLCDNRQVIGVSCGEYRRAGAFAELLTVPARVAYRLPDNLSFPEAAMLEAVSVALHGVAVSELMGEEVVLVIGAGMIGLLLLQAARAAGASCVYISDVDETRLKLAEELGADETLLATGAALVEEILRRTDGRGVDMVLEAVGRDETIAAGIDCVRKGGTVTLVGNISPQITLPLQKVVSRQIRLQGSCASAGEYPQAMELIARNEIKVASLITAVAPLSDGASWFERLHAREPNLMKIVLDPRSDSSTERAR; encoded by the coding sequence ATGAAAGCTTTGCTTCTCTCCGAGTACAACCATCTGGCGATACAGGATTTGCCTGACCCAACTCCGGGGCCAGATGAGCTTCTGATTCAGGTTGCGGCATGCGGTATCTGCGGCAGCGATGTGCATGGCTATGACGGATCGACGGGCCGTCGAATTCCGCCGATTGTGATGGGACATGAAGCCGCGGGCATCGTGGCCGCGGTTGGGACCGAGGTCAGCGGATTTGCTCCGGGCGACCGTGTGACGTTTGATTCGACAGTCTTTTGCGGAGTCTGCGATCACTGCCTGCAGGGCCAGGTAAACCTCTGCGATAACAGACAGGTGATTGGTGTCTCCTGCGGGGAGTATCGCCGTGCTGGAGCCTTTGCGGAGCTTCTGACGGTGCCGGCGCGCGTGGCATACCGGCTTCCGGATAACCTGTCGTTTCCGGAGGCCGCGATGCTGGAGGCGGTGTCGGTGGCGCTGCATGGGGTAGCGGTGTCGGAGCTAATGGGGGAAGAGGTCGTTCTCGTCATTGGTGCAGGCATGATCGGTCTTCTGCTGTTACAGGCTGCGCGTGCGGCCGGAGCTTCGTGTGTGTACATCTCAGATGTAGACGAGACGCGACTGAAACTGGCAGAGGAGTTAGGAGCGGATGAGACCTTGCTTGCTACCGGCGCTGCACTTGTTGAAGAGATTCTGCGAAGGACCGATGGCCGCGGCGTGGATATGGTGCTGGAAGCCGTGGGCCGCGACGAGACGATCGCCGCAGGCATCGACTGTGTCCGCAAGGGTGGCACGGTAACGCTGGTTGGCAACATCTCTCCGCAGATTACTTTGCCGCTGCAGAAGGTGGTGTCGCGACAGATCCGTCTTCAGGGATCGTGCGCTTCGGCGGGAGAGTATCCGCAAGCGATGGAGCTGATTGCAAGGAACGAGATCAAGGTTGCGTCGTTGATTACGGCGGTTGCACCTCTAAGCGATGGAGCTTCGTGGTTCGAACGGCTCCATGCCCGCGAGCCGAATCTGATGAAGATCGTGCTGGACCCGCGTAGCGATTCTTCGACAGAAAGGGCGCGATGA
- a CDS encoding TonB-dependent receptor, protein MKSSIHYLLRTLTLMLFGISATMALGQGTSASLTGQVTDSTGAVVPNATVSAKNTDTNLVQTGMTNASGVYLINPLPPGKYSLTIQATGFAGYVQTGITLSVDVASTQNVVLKIGSESQTVTVTSDAELINTTTPELGMTVNEQAISQLPLNGRDPSSLVFLAPGVINASFGNSYLQSGFSFPTETGAAAGGGRQGSTYYLLNGVPNMDTYLGLAAPFPNADATEEFRIITNNFSAAYGFAPGAVVSINTKTGTNEFHGGIFEFLRDQTFNAKNWFSHTVDPLHRNQYGGYVGGPVLKNKLFFFINYQATRSATAATANFTQTPTAAMLNGDFSGLSTNGQETLAAPFHMVNGVPNQINPALFSPTAITISKTALPLGQQPDGGVYYTSAATINNYDEGTGRLDYDLSPSQRIAVSSFVNNLNQPSGDVPGNILSLLNLSPYGDTFGERMQYFNETLSHTWVINPSMVNVASIFWTQMSAHNGSPALTSTGQPFCWSKYINVQEIPGSCSVEGFTVSDGGFQTGYYEPSQEVRTTYGFYDNFTKTLGRHTLQFGVNIQHQFAEEATQYPTEPEINFSGQYTNNGLADFLLGDLYSIFQGAGEIADVAGWQPGFYGQEQFKLRPNITLTAGLRWDPNIAPQIANGRAATFVPGQQSTVYPNAPTGLVFPGDTGIGNGLMATTYGYYEPRLGIAWQPKSLPQTSIRAGFGLFTSPMIYSAYNHTADNSPFAPTFTYQGTTTQGNTPGVPLSLQNPWAGFPGTNGQSPFPPFASVSTKPPASATFTPGLEIPATIAPNFKLGTTQSWNLSVQQGFGANMVFTLAYVGSESYHQSTVIDMNRGIFATGGTRSLYPAFGAILDTVSVGTSSYNSMQASLERKFSHGLQFQSNLTWSKTMDDASSSNISFGTPQLPNPFNLRYNRGISQQNFPIVSVSNFIYTSPALRGHNLLIQELLGSWEVSGVYTWMSGPGFGIGAGLNGNNNSGSLQNEDRADFAPGQNLNVRRGSDIQWTKNYFNINAFQVNAPGTFGNTPKNFILGPPQQWGDAGFDKNWKITQRYNLQFRWEMFNVFNHPSFAVPNSSNQISATGVNQGGQEGQITSTGFEPARVQQGAIKFTF, encoded by the coding sequence ATGAAAAGTTCTATTCACTATCTGTTGCGGACGCTCACCTTGATGCTGTTTGGGATCTCTGCCACCATGGCTCTGGGCCAGGGTACGAGCGCGAGTCTCACTGGCCAGGTGACCGACTCCACAGGAGCTGTCGTCCCGAATGCGACGGTCTCCGCCAAAAATACGGACACGAACTTGGTTCAAACCGGGATGACCAACGCGAGCGGCGTTTATCTCATCAACCCTCTCCCGCCTGGAAAGTATTCACTGACCATTCAGGCGACGGGCTTTGCCGGCTACGTCCAGACGGGAATCACACTCTCTGTCGATGTCGCTTCCACGCAAAACGTGGTGCTCAAGATTGGGAGTGAGAGCCAGACGGTTACGGTTACCTCCGATGCCGAGCTGATCAATACCACCACTCCTGAGCTGGGCATGACCGTCAACGAGCAGGCAATCTCTCAGTTGCCTCTGAATGGCCGCGACCCTTCGTCCCTGGTCTTCCTTGCTCCTGGTGTCATCAACGCCAGTTTTGGTAACAGCTATCTCCAGAGCGGTTTCTCTTTCCCTACGGAAACAGGCGCAGCCGCAGGCGGCGGACGGCAGGGCAGCACTTACTACCTGTTGAACGGCGTACCCAATATGGATACCTATCTCGGCCTGGCCGCGCCATTTCCTAACGCCGATGCCACGGAAGAGTTCCGCATCATCACCAACAACTTCAGTGCCGCTTATGGTTTTGCGCCCGGCGCGGTGGTTAGCATCAATACCAAGACCGGCACCAACGAGTTCCATGGCGGCATCTTCGAGTTTCTGCGCGACCAGACCTTCAACGCCAAGAACTGGTTCAGCCACACTGTAGATCCCCTGCACCGCAATCAGTACGGCGGCTATGTGGGCGGTCCCGTTTTGAAGAATAAGCTGTTCTTCTTCATCAATTACCAGGCAACGCGATCCGCGACTGCGGCAACAGCCAACTTCACCCAAACCCCCACTGCCGCCATGCTCAATGGAGACTTCAGCGGATTATCGACGAACGGGCAAGAGACGTTGGCCGCTCCTTTCCATATGGTGAATGGGGTTCCTAATCAGATCAACCCTGCGCTCTTCAGCCCGACAGCGATTACGATCTCCAAAACAGCACTGCCCCTGGGGCAACAGCCGGATGGCGGTGTCTATTACACAAGCGCGGCGACGATCAACAACTACGACGAGGGTACCGGCAGACTCGACTACGACCTCTCTCCTTCGCAGCGGATCGCGGTGAGCAGCTTTGTTAATAATCTGAATCAACCCTCAGGCGATGTGCCGGGCAACATTCTGTCCCTGCTCAATCTGTCCCCTTACGGGGATACGTTTGGCGAAAGGATGCAGTACTTCAACGAGACTTTAAGTCATACATGGGTCATCAATCCCAGCATGGTCAATGTGGCTTCGATCTTCTGGACCCAGATGTCCGCACATAACGGATCCCCAGCCCTGACCAGCACGGGGCAGCCCTTCTGTTGGTCGAAATACATCAATGTGCAGGAGATTCCTGGCTCCTGCTCTGTCGAAGGCTTTACGGTCTCAGATGGCGGTTTTCAAACCGGCTACTACGAACCTTCTCAGGAAGTGCGTACCACCTATGGCTTTTACGACAACTTCACCAAGACACTGGGAAGGCATACTCTCCAGTTCGGCGTAAATATTCAGCACCAGTTCGCCGAGGAGGCTACGCAGTACCCGACCGAGCCGGAGATCAACTTCAGCGGGCAATATACGAATAACGGGCTTGCCGACTTTCTTCTCGGCGATCTGTATTCCATCTTCCAGGGTGCCGGAGAGATCGCGGATGTTGCCGGTTGGCAGCCAGGTTTCTATGGACAGGAGCAATTCAAGTTGCGCCCCAATATCACGCTCACTGCCGGGCTGCGCTGGGACCCGAACATCGCACCGCAGATTGCCAATGGGCGAGCGGCAACGTTCGTACCGGGTCAGCAAAGCACCGTCTATCCCAATGCTCCGACCGGGCTCGTATTTCCGGGAGACACTGGGATTGGCAACGGCCTGATGGCTACCACCTATGGTTACTATGAGCCGCGCCTTGGCATTGCCTGGCAGCCCAAGTCGCTGCCCCAGACCTCCATTCGCGCAGGCTTCGGCCTGTTCACTTCACCAATGATCTACTCGGCCTATAACCATACGGCGGATAACAGTCCGTTCGCTCCGACGTTTACCTATCAGGGTACGACCACGCAGGGAAATACACCTGGTGTGCCATTGTCCCTGCAGAATCCCTGGGCGGGCTTTCCCGGAACGAACGGCCAAAGCCCATTTCCGCCCTTCGCCTCGGTGTCTACGAAGCCGCCGGCAAGCGCGACCTTTACGCCGGGACTGGAGATACCGGCTACGATCGCTCCCAATTTCAAGCTTGGAACGACGCAAAGCTGGAATCTCTCAGTACAACAGGGCTTTGGCGCTAACATGGTCTTCACCCTGGCTTATGTCGGCAGTGAAAGCTACCACCAGTCCACCGTCATCGACATGAACCGTGGGATCTTCGCTACAGGCGGCACGCGTAGCCTGTATCCTGCCTTCGGCGCGATCCTCGATACGGTCAGCGTAGGAACGTCGAGCTATAACTCGATGCAGGCCTCGTTGGAGCGCAAGTTCTCCCACGGGTTGCAGTTCCAATCCAACCTCACCTGGTCGAAGACGATGGACGACGCCAGCTCGTCGAATATCAGCTTCGGCACACCACAACTGCCTAACCCCTTCAACCTTCGGTATAACCGTGGTATCTCCCAGCAGAACTTCCCGATTGTGTCGGTAAGTAACTTTATCTATACCTCTCCTGCGTTGAGGGGCCACAATCTGCTGATACAGGAGTTGCTGGGAAGCTGGGAGGTAAGCGGCGTCTATACCTGGATGTCTGGCCCCGGCTTCGGTATCGGCGCCGGTCTCAATGGAAATAACAACTCCGGTTCTCTGCAGAATGAGGATCGAGCGGATTTTGCGCCGGGACAAAACCTGAACGTTCGTCGCGGCAGCGATATCCAGTGGACAAAAAATTACTTCAACATCAATGCCTTCCAGGTGAACGCTCCGGGAACGTTTGGAAACACCCCGAAGAACTTCATCCTAGGTCCTCCACAACAGTGGGGCGATGCGGGCTTCGACAAGAACTGGAAGATCACCCAGAGGTACAACCTGCAGTTCCGGTGGGAGATGTTCAATGTCTTCAACCATCCGTCTTTTGCCGTTCCCAACTCGAGTAACCAGATCAGCGCGACAGGCGTGAACCAGGGCGGACAGGAAGGTCAGATCACATCAACCGGTTTTGAGCCAGCTCGTGTACAACAGGGAGCCATCAAGTTCACCTTCTAA
- a CDS encoding VOC family protein, whose translation MTKVKIRADRKTYWRNVGSLLAVFPLLLAGAAFAQQAPAITGISHVTFYAEDIPHSRQFYADLLGWQPVPATGSGPGLRFYANHAQYVELVPPPVPGQAHRLDLVAFATNDAEGLRRLLARKGEEVPLSVTVGRDGSRSFRVHDPEGNLVEFTQQERRVLPPSTAALARRLSTHIIHAGYVVHDRAALDRFYKDELGFHLYWQGGAKAGDVDWVMMQVPNGTDWIEYMLNLPVDPPHAQLGNADHIAPGVVSVAELQKRLEQRGWKPAAGKNPQVLGVDGKLQLDLIDPDDTRIEFMEFAPVKAPCCSPYTGKQPAPSDAW comes from the coding sequence ATGACCAAGGTCAAGATACGTGCTGACAGAAAGACGTATTGGCGTAACGTGGGTTCTCTGCTCGCGGTGTTCCCTCTCCTGCTCGCGGGAGCGGCATTCGCCCAGCAGGCGCCTGCCATCACGGGCATCTCGCATGTAACGTTCTATGCCGAAGACATCCCGCATTCGCGTCAGTTCTACGCTGATCTGCTCGGCTGGCAGCCTGTGCCTGCGACTGGATCAGGGCCTGGCCTCCGCTTCTATGCGAACCACGCGCAATATGTTGAGCTGGTGCCACCCCCAGTACCGGGACAGGCGCACAGGCTTGATCTTGTAGCCTTCGCAACCAACGACGCAGAGGGTCTGCGGCGGCTTCTTGCACGCAAAGGTGAAGAGGTCCCTCTTTCAGTGACGGTCGGGCGGGATGGGAGCCGCAGCTTCAGAGTGCATGACCCCGAAGGCAACCTTGTCGAATTCACGCAGCAGGAACGACGCGTTCTGCCGCCATCGACCGCCGCACTCGCGCGCCGCCTGAGCACACACATCATCCACGCGGGCTACGTCGTACACGACCGCGCCGCGCTCGACCGCTTCTATAAAGACGAGCTCGGATTTCACCTGTACTGGCAGGGGGGCGCCAAGGCGGGAGATGTGGACTGGGTTATGATGCAGGTGCCCAACGGCACCGATTGGATCGAGTACATGCTCAACCTGCCTGTCGATCCTCCCCACGCGCAGCTTGGCAACGCAGACCATATCGCCCCCGGCGTGGTGAGCGTAGCGGAGTTGCAGAAGCGGCTGGAACAGCGTGGCTGGAAACCTGCCGCAGGTAAAAACCCGCAGGTGCTGGGAGTCGACGGCAAGCTGCAGCTCGACCTCATTGATCCTGATGACACGCGGATCGAGTTTATGGAGTTCGCACCCGTCAAGGCGCCCTGCTGCTCGCCTTACACAGGCAAGCAACCAGCTCCCTCGGATGCATGGTAA